The proteins below are encoded in one region of Saccopteryx leptura isolate mSacLep1 chromosome 1, mSacLep1_pri_phased_curated, whole genome shotgun sequence:
- the CAPRIN1 gene encoding caprin-1 codes for MPSATSHSGSGSKSSGPPPPSGSSGSEVASGAGAAAPASQHPATGTGAVQTEAMKQILGVIDKKLRNLEKKKGKLDDYQERMNKGERLNQDQLDAVSKYQEVTNNLEFAKELQRSFMALSQDIQKTIKKTARREQLMREEAEQKRLKTVLELQYVLDKLGDEEVRTDLKQGVNGVPILSEEELSLLDEFYKLVDPERDMSLRLNEQYEHASVHLWDLLEGKEKAVCGTTYKALKEIVERVFQSNYFDSTHNHQNGLCEEEEAASAPAVEDQVAEAEPEPAEEYTEQSEVESTEYVNRQFMAETQFSSGEKEQVDEWTVETVEVVNSLQQQPQAASPSVPEPHSLTPVAQADPLVRRQRVQDLMAQMQGPYNFIQDSMLDFENQALDPAIVSAQPMNPTQNMDIPQLVCPPVHSESRLAQPNQVPVQPEASQVSLVSSTSEGYTSSQPLYQPSHAPEQRPQKEPIDQIQATISLNTDQATASSSLPAASQPQVFQAGTSKPLHSSGINVNAAPFQSMQTVFNMNAPVPPVNEPETLKQQNQYQASYNQSFSSQPHQVEQTELQQEQLQTVVGTYHGSQDQPHQVTGNHQQPPQQNTGFPRSSQPYYNSRGVSRGGSRGARGLMNGYRGPANGFRGGYDGYRPSFSNTPNSGYTQSQFSAPRDYSGYQRDGYQQNFKRGSGQSGPRGAPRGRGGPPRPNRGMPQMNTQQVN; via the exons ATGCCCTCGGCCACCAGCCACAGCGGAAGCGGCAGCAAGTCGTCCGGACCTCCACCCCCGTCGGGATCCTCTGGGAGTGAGGTGGCGTCGGGGGCCGGGGCCGCTGCACCGGCTTCTCAGCACCCCGCCACCGGCACCGGCGCTGTCCAGACCGAGGCCATGAAACAGATTCTCGGGGTGATCGACAAGAAACTTCGGAACCTGGAGAAGAAAAAG GGCAAGCTTGATGATTACCAGGAGCGAATGAACAAAGGGGAAAGGCTTAATCAAGATCAGCTG GATGCTGTGTCTAAGTACCAGGAAGTCACAAATAACTTGGAGTTTGCAAAAGAATTACAGAGGAGTTTCATGGCATTAAGTCAAGAT attcagaaaacaattaaaaaaacggCACGACGGGAACAGCTTATGCGAGAAGAAGCTGAACAAAAACGTTTAAAAACTGTACTTGAGTTGCAGTATGTTTTGGACAAATTGGGAGATGAAGAAGTGCGAACTGACCTGAAACAAGGTGTGAATGGTGTGCCAATACTGTCGGAAGAGGAATTGTCGTTGTTGGATGAGTTCTACAAGTTAGTAGACCCGGAGCGGGACATGAGCTTGAG GTTGAATGAGCAGTATGAACATGCCTCTGTTCACCTGTGGGACTTGCTGGAAGGCAAAGAAAAAGCTGTATGTGGGACAACGT ATAAAGCTCTGAAGGAAATCGTCGAGCGTGTTTTCCAGTCAAACTACTTTGATAGCACTCACAACCACCAGAATGGGCTGTGTGAAGAGGAAGAGGCAGCCTCGGCGCCTGCGGTTGAAGACCAGGTAGCTGAAGCTG AACCTGAGCCAGCAGAAGAATACACGGAACAAAGTGAAGTTGAATCAACAGAg TATGTAAATAGACAATTTATGGCCGAAACACAGTTCAGCAGTGGTGAAAAGGAGCAGGTAGATGAGTGGACAGTTGAAACAGTCGAG GTGGTAAATTCACTCCAGCAGCAACCTCAGGCTGCATCTCCTTCGGTACCAGAGCCCCACTCTTTGACACCAGTGGCTCAAGCAGATCCCCTTGTGAGAAGGCAGCGAGTTCAGGACCTTATGGCACAAATGCAGGGGCCTTATAATTTCATACAG GATTCAATGCTGGATTTTGAAAACCAGGCACTTGATCCTGCCATTGTATCTGCACAGCCTATGAATCCAACACAAAACATGGACATACCCCAGCTGGTTTGCCCTCCAG TTCATTCTGAATCTAGACTTGCTCAACCTAATCAAGTTCCTGTACAGCCAGAAGCTTCGCAG gtttctttggtttCATCCACAAGTGAGGGGTATACATCATCTCAACCCTTGTACCAGCCTTCTCATGCTCCAGAGCAACGACCACAAAAGGAACCAATTGACCAGATTCAG GCAACAATCTCTTTAAATACAGACCAGGCTACAGCATCATCATCCCTTCCTGCTGCTTCGCAACCCCAAGTGTTCCAGGCTGGGACAAGCAAACCTTTACATAGCAGTGGAATCAATGTAAATGCAGCTCCATTCCAATCCATGCAAACG GTGTTCAATATGAATGCCCCAGTTCCTCCTGTTAATGAACCAGAAACTTTAAAACAGCAGAATCAGTACCAGGCCAGTTATAACCAGAGCTTTTCCAGTCAGCCTCACCAAGTAGAGCAAACAGAGCTTCAGCAAGAACAGCTTCAAACAG TGGTTGGCACCTACCATGGTTCTCAGGACCAGCCCCATCAAGTGACTGGTAACCACCAGCAGCCTCCACAGCAGAACACTGGATTTCCCCGTAGCAGTCAGCCCTATTACAACAGTCGTGGTGTGTCTCGTGGAGGCTCTCGTGGTGCTCGAGGCTTGATGAATGGATACAGGGGCCCTGCCAATGGATTCAGGG GAGGATATGATGGTTACCGCCCTTCATTCTCTAACACTCCAAACAGTGGTTACACACAGTCTCAGTTCAGTGCTCCCCGGGACTACTCTGGCTATCAGCGG GATGGATATCAGCAGAATTTCAAGCGAGGCTCTGGGCAGAGTGGACCACGGGGAGCCCCACGAG